A single region of the Solwaraspora sp. WMMD791 genome encodes:
- the allB gene encoding allantoinase AllB, translated as MTVDLVLRSRRTVLPDGERPAAVAVGGGRIVAVTDYREQVPATVDTDLGDVALLPGLVDTHVHVNEPGRTEWEGFATATLAAAAGGVTTIVDMPLNSLPPTVDAAALAVKQQAATGRCHVDVGFWGGAVPGNAPALPDLYAAGVFGFKAFLADSGVPEFPPLDAGQLAAAFAAVPALFVIHAEQPDQLHTAVSSTRYRDFLASRPPAAEVDAVTSAIDVARRGNARIHILHLSAAGALPVLAAARRAGLPVSAETCPHYLTLSAEEIPDGATEFKCCPPIRDRANQDALWAALADGTISCVVSDHSPCLPALKTPDTGDFSTAWGGIASVQMGLPAVWTEARRRGFGLGDVVRWMAEGPADLVGLADKGRIVVGAQADLVAFDPTPSYHVDPGRLRQRHPVSPYNGRRLTGIVRATWLRGAPITPDAPRGRLITRGTDDR; from the coding sequence ATGACCGTCGACCTGGTGCTGCGGTCCCGCCGCACGGTACTGCCCGACGGTGAACGGCCCGCCGCCGTCGCGGTCGGCGGCGGTCGGATCGTCGCCGTCACCGACTACCGGGAACAGGTGCCGGCGACCGTCGACACCGACCTCGGCGACGTCGCCCTGCTGCCCGGACTCGTCGACACCCACGTGCACGTCAACGAACCCGGCCGTACCGAATGGGAAGGGTTCGCCACGGCCACCCTCGCCGCCGCCGCCGGCGGCGTCACCACCATCGTCGACATGCCGCTGAACAGCCTGCCACCGACCGTCGACGCGGCCGCGTTGGCGGTCAAGCAGCAGGCCGCCACCGGGCGGTGCCATGTGGACGTCGGGTTCTGGGGTGGCGCGGTGCCCGGAAACGCGCCCGCGTTGCCCGACCTGTACGCCGCCGGGGTCTTCGGGTTCAAGGCGTTCCTGGCCGACTCGGGGGTGCCGGAGTTCCCACCACTGGACGCCGGACAACTCGCCGCCGCGTTCGCCGCCGTACCCGCGTTGTTCGTCATCCACGCCGAGCAACCCGACCAGCTGCACACTGCCGTCTCCTCCACCCGCTACCGGGACTTCCTCGCCAGCCGGCCGCCCGCCGCCGAGGTCGACGCCGTGACCTCGGCCATCGACGTGGCCCGGCGCGGCAACGCCCGGATACACATCCTGCACCTGTCCGCCGCTGGCGCGCTGCCGGTGCTGGCCGCCGCCCGCCGGGCGGGTCTGCCGGTCAGCGCCGAAACCTGTCCGCACTACCTGACCCTGTCGGCGGAGGAGATCCCGGACGGTGCCACCGAGTTCAAGTGCTGCCCGCCGATCCGCGACCGCGCCAACCAGGACGCCCTGTGGGCGGCACTCGCCGACGGCACCATCTCCTGTGTCGTCTCCGACCATTCGCCCTGCCTGCCGGCGCTCAAGACCCCCGACACCGGGGACTTCTCCACCGCCTGGGGCGGGATCGCCTCCGTACAGATGGGCCTGCCGGCGGTCTGGACCGAGGCGCGCCGGCGCGGATTCGGTCTCGGCGACGTGGTCCGCTGGATGGCCGAAGGCCCGGCGGACCTGGTCGGCCTGGCCGACAAGGGGCGGATCGTGGTCGGGGCACAGGCCGACCTGGTCGCCTTCGACCCGACGCCGAGCTACCACGTCGACCCGGGCCGGTTGCGCCAGCGGCACCCGGTCTCCCCGTACAACGGACGACGCCTGACCGGCATCGTCCGCGCCACCTGGCTGCGCGGCGCGCCGATCACCCCGGACGCGCCGCGCGGCCGCCTGATCACGAGAGGGACGGATGACCGGTAG
- a CDS encoding glycosyltransferase family 2 protein, whose protein sequence is MRLSVVVPCFNEEDSLVPLHTAVSAALAALPDVDVEYVYVDDGSTDATLARLRQLAARDPAVRYLALSRNFGKESAMLAGLDRATGDAVIVMDADLQHPPRLLPDMVALYRQGHDQVIACRDRRGDRFIRTVASRAFYRLMNRWVDVRLLDGAGDFRLLSRRAVQALRTMPEYNRFSKGLYSWIGFNTVVFAYPNEARAGGGSRWSLRSLLNYAFDGLLSFNNRPLRSAIYAGMGLTVIAVAYAAWVVAAALIRGIDAPGYTTIIVSVIGLGGIQMMILGVIGEYIGRIYYETKRRPHYLVMESNPGSEAADAGPASATPPVYPAPRRPAADPAEANAEVAGPAE, encoded by the coding sequence CTGCGGCTGTCCGTCGTGGTGCCCTGCTTCAACGAGGAAGACTCCCTCGTACCGCTGCACACGGCCGTGTCCGCCGCGCTGGCCGCGCTGCCCGACGTCGACGTCGAGTACGTCTACGTCGACGACGGAAGCACCGACGCGACCCTGGCGCGGCTACGTCAGCTCGCCGCGCGGGATCCCGCGGTCCGTTACCTGGCGCTCAGCCGCAACTTCGGCAAGGAGTCGGCGATGCTCGCCGGGCTGGACCGGGCCACCGGCGACGCCGTCATCGTGATGGACGCCGACCTGCAGCACCCGCCGCGTCTGCTGCCCGACATGGTGGCGTTGTACCGGCAAGGTCACGACCAGGTGATCGCCTGCCGGGACCGCCGTGGCGACCGGTTCATCCGGACCGTCGCGTCCCGGGCGTTCTACCGGCTGATGAACCGTTGGGTGGACGTACGGCTGCTGGACGGGGCCGGCGACTTCCGACTGCTGTCCCGGCGGGCCGTGCAGGCGCTGCGCACCATGCCCGAGTACAACCGTTTCTCCAAGGGCCTGTACTCGTGGATCGGTTTCAACACGGTCGTCTTCGCCTACCCGAACGAGGCCCGCGCCGGCGGCGGGAGTCGGTGGAGTCTGCGTTCGCTGCTCAACTACGCGTTCGACGGACTACTGTCGTTCAACAACCGGCCGCTGCGCTCGGCGATCTACGCCGGCATGGGGCTGACCGTGATCGCTGTGGCGTACGCCGCCTGGGTGGTCGCCGCCGCGTTGATCCGGGGGATCGACGCCCCCGGCTACACCACCATCATCGTCAGTGTCATCGGGCTCGGCGGCATCCAGATGATGATCCTCGGGGTGATCGGCGAGTACATCGGCCGGATCTACTACGAGACGAAGCGCCGCCCCCACTACCTCGTGATGGAGTCGAACCCCGGCAGCGAGGCAGCGGACGCCGGCCCGGCGTCCGCCACGCCGCCGGTCTACCCGGCCCCGCGTCGTCCGGCGGCGGATCCGGCGGAGGCCAACGCCGAGGTGGCCGGCCCGGCGGAATGA
- the alc gene encoding allantoicase, whose translation MTGSRVSSTLPDLPGDFDLTWLPDLASRALGGGVVSANDEFFAAADNLVDPRPPVFAAGTFGAKGQVYDGWETRRRRQPGSDHAIVRLGAPGIARAVVIDTAYFTGNYPPYATVDGCCLTGHPGPAELAAARWTPVVARTALAGNDRVVIPVDAPGRLTHVRLTIHPDGGVARLRVHGEPVPDPQLLTEVLDLAAVENGGRVEACSDRFYGSPQQLLLPGPARTMGEGWETARRRDDGNDWVQVRLGAPGVVELVELDTSHFKGNAPAAARLRCRDASATVGGAATAAVDEPDRWHDLLPVTPLQPDTRHRFRLSAPRAATHVRLDIFPDGGMARLRLFGRLTEDGAAYLASRHGAPPV comes from the coding sequence ATGACCGGTAGCCGCGTATCCTCCACCCTGCCCGACCTGCCGGGCGACTTCGACCTGACCTGGTTGCCCGACCTGGCCTCCCGCGCGCTCGGCGGGGGCGTGGTGAGCGCCAACGACGAGTTCTTCGCTGCCGCCGACAATCTGGTCGATCCGCGTCCGCCGGTCTTCGCCGCCGGCACCTTCGGTGCCAAGGGCCAGGTGTACGACGGCTGGGAGACCCGACGTCGCCGCCAGCCCGGATCGGACCATGCCATCGTCCGACTCGGTGCACCCGGCATCGCGCGGGCCGTCGTCATCGACACCGCCTACTTCACCGGCAACTATCCGCCGTACGCGACGGTCGACGGCTGCTGCCTGACCGGTCACCCTGGGCCAGCGGAGCTTGCCGCAGCGCGGTGGACCCCGGTGGTGGCGCGGACCGCGTTGGCCGGCAACGACCGGGTGGTGATCCCGGTGGACGCACCGGGGCGGCTGACCCATGTCCGGCTGACGATCCATCCCGACGGCGGGGTCGCCCGGCTGCGGGTGCATGGCGAGCCGGTGCCCGATCCACAGCTGCTGACCGAGGTACTGGACCTCGCCGCGGTGGAGAACGGCGGCCGGGTCGAGGCGTGCAGCGACCGGTTCTACGGCTCGCCCCAGCAGTTGCTGCTGCCCGGCCCGGCCCGCACGATGGGGGAGGGCTGGGAGACCGCGCGCCGTCGCGACGACGGCAACGACTGGGTGCAGGTACGGCTGGGTGCGCCCGGCGTCGTCGAGCTTGTCGAACTGGACACCAGCCACTTCAAGGGCAACGCGCCGGCCGCTGCCCGGCTGCGGTGCCGCGACGCCTCGGCTACCGTCGGTGGCGCGGCGACGGCTGCTGTCGACGAACCGGATCGCTGGCACGACCTGCTGCCGGTCACCCCGTTGCAGCCGGACACCCGGCACCGGTTCCGGTTGTCCGCACCTCGCGCCGCGACCCATGTGCGGCTGGACATCTTCCCCGACGGCGGGATGGCCCGGCTGCGGCTGTTCGGGCGGTTGACCGAGGACGGTGCCGCATACCTGGCGAGTCGGCATGGAGCGCCACCGGTCTGA